From the Nodularia sp. NIES-3585 genome, one window contains:
- a CDS encoding AtzE family amidohydrolase, giving the protein MNIDLTNAVSIAAAVGTSEVSAVEVTQAALARITAQNPQLNCFTAITAETALIDAAKIDQEIAQGKNPGALAGVPFAVKNLYDIAGLTTLAGSKINAENPPASQDATAVAKLKQAGAVLVGALNMDEYAYGFVTENSHYGATHNPHDLQRIAGGSSGGSSASVAAGLVPLTLGSDTNGSIRVPAALCGVLGFKPTYGRLSRAGVALFSSSLDHVGTFARSVEDIATAFDVLQGEDQRDPVCTKRPPQLCVPQLHQDISQVRIAIASDYFTQGASPEALAAVQKVAEALGVTDYVTIPEAHRARAAAFVITACEGANLHLEQLKSRPQDFDPATRDRFLAGALIPSSWYIQAQRFRNWYRDRLREIWQNVDIILAPTTPISAPLIGQKTMILDGEEILVRPHLGIFTQPLSFIGLPVLSVPIQQPNALPLGVQIIAAPYNEALILRVAAILESQGVISGESGTCFG; this is encoded by the coding sequence ATGAATATTGATTTAACTAATGCTGTATCAATAGCTGCTGCTGTGGGGACAAGCGAAGTTAGCGCTGTGGAAGTTACCCAGGCTGCTTTAGCTAGAATTACTGCACAAAATCCTCAACTCAATTGTTTTACAGCGATAACTGCGGAAACTGCTTTAATAGATGCAGCTAAAATTGATCAAGAAATCGCCCAAGGTAAAAATCCCGGTGCGTTGGCTGGTGTACCTTTTGCTGTGAAAAATCTCTATGATATCGCTGGTTTAACAACTCTAGCCGGGTCAAAAATCAATGCCGAAAATCCCCCAGCTAGCCAAGATGCAACCGCAGTGGCGAAGTTAAAACAAGCGGGTGCGGTGCTGGTTGGGGCGTTAAATATGGATGAGTACGCCTATGGGTTTGTCACAGAAAACTCCCATTACGGTGCTACTCACAACCCCCACGATTTACAACGCATCGCTGGTGGTTCCTCTGGTGGTTCATCTGCATCTGTAGCGGCGGGTTTAGTCCCCCTGACGCTGGGTTCTGATACGAATGGTTCAATTCGGGTTCCGGCGGCTTTGTGTGGCGTGTTGGGCTTTAAACCCACCTATGGGCGCTTGTCTCGGGCTGGCGTAGCTTTATTCTCTAGCAGTCTTGACCATGTTGGCACTTTTGCCCGTTCGGTCGAGGATATTGCTACAGCTTTTGATGTGCTTCAGGGTGAAGATCAGCGTGATCCTGTTTGTACAAAGCGTCCGCCTCAATTATGTGTACCACAATTACATCAAGATATTTCTCAGGTCAGAATTGCGATCGCATCTGATTATTTTACTCAAGGTGCATCACCAGAAGCTTTAGCCGCAGTGCAAAAAGTCGCTGAGGCTTTAGGTGTAACTGACTATGTAACCATACCCGAAGCCCACCGCGCCCGTGCAGCCGCCTTTGTAATTACAGCTTGTGAAGGGGCAAATCTGCATTTAGAGCAATTAAAATCGCGTCCCCAGGATTTTGATCCGGCTACACGCGATCGCTTTTTAGCTGGGGCATTAATACCGAGTAGTTGGTACATCCAAGCACAACGGTTTAGAAATTGGTATCGCGATCGCCTCCGGGAAATCTGGCAAAATGTAGATATAATTCTCGCCCCCACTACACCAATTTCTGCACCGCTAATCGGTCAAAAAACCATGATTTTAGATGGTGAAGAAATTCTAGTGCGTCCTCATCTGGGGATATTCACGCAACCATTATCTTTCATTGGCTTACCCGTTTTATCAGTCCCAATTCAGCAACCAAATGCTTTACCTCTGGGTGTGCAAATCATCGCTGCGCCCTACAATGAAGCTTTAATTTTACGAGTTGCGGCTATTTTGGAATCTCAAGGTGTGATTTCTGGTGAATCAGGGACTTGTTTTGGGTGA
- a CDS encoding DUF6516 family protein, with the protein MIVQDYLTEIKAKLITSSIIDKISIVKERALSDQGYFRARLNLTNGDFLEVVEFFKVKGDQCITETYRYQWMDGTRTQLRKRWDNVEHFLNLPNFPHHVHIEEESYVYASVCRNILEIIDLQRFSAK; encoded by the coding sequence ATGATAGTTCAGGATTATTTAACAGAAATAAAAGCTAAATTAATTACCAGTTCGATAATTGATAAAATTTCTATTGTTAAAGAAAGAGCATTATCCGATCAAGGTTATTTTCGGGCAAGATTGAATTTAACGAATGGTGATTTTTTAGAAGTGGTGGAATTTTTTAAAGTCAAGGGAGATCAATGTATTACAGAAACCTATCGTTATCAATGGATGGATGGTACTAGAACCCAGTTAAGAAAAAGATGGGATAATGTAGAGCATTTTCTTAATTTACCAAATTTTCCTCATCATGTCCATATTGAGGAAGAATCTTATGTTTATGCAAGTGTTTGTAGGAATATTCTAGAAATAATTGATTTACAGCGATTTTCAGCTAAATGA